From Solwaraspora sp. WMMD1047, the proteins below share one genomic window:
- a CDS encoding tetratricopeptide repeat protein, producing the protein MSNETVVALNDLAQALGDDEAHDDLVVGLLSDTVSMIRRLAMRHDQAVPILATLLDVLAGVHRRNLRAEVALPLAEEHVAIRRSLTAASADPQHRVKQARALAELSRTLSVLNRHHESLAAAQEAVAQVREASAAGHPALRELADNLSNLQRCLYSVARSEEALAAAQEAVGVEAQLRLVDPTGDPTRFAEALTDLASRLGDLERYSAAATAMQEAAALLRQLASEGSTDAQYILADALDSLGYYTTMAETWPEAVAACREAVAVRRRLPAREGTHDAVRLAGALHDLASALRDAGRPEQVAQVIGEAIVRYRPLSEAGLLAPGDLWRFATAVGLYRLQLVEAGQHQTALAPAREQVTLYRHLAKERPDRHLRHLAQALESLADILTVLGHHSEAAAAHAEAESIRSSAPI; encoded by the coding sequence TTGTCAAACGAGACCGTGGTTGCGCTGAACGACCTCGCACAGGCGCTCGGCGATGACGAGGCGCACGACGACCTCGTTGTAGGTCTACTCAGCGACACCGTGAGCATGATCAGGCGCCTAGCGATGCGCCACGACCAGGCCGTGCCGATCCTTGCGACCCTGCTGGACGTCCTCGCTGGTGTTCACCGGCGGAACCTCCGCGCTGAAGTAGCTCTTCCACTGGCCGAGGAACACGTCGCGATCCGCCGGTCACTCACGGCCGCCTCCGCAGATCCCCAGCACCGCGTCAAACAGGCCCGCGCTCTTGCGGAGCTAAGCCGCACTCTCAGCGTACTCAACCGGCACCATGAGTCGCTGGCCGCCGCGCAAGAGGCTGTAGCTCAGGTCCGGGAGGCCAGCGCGGCTGGCCATCCAGCCCTGCGCGAACTCGCTGACAACCTGTCGAACCTCCAACGTTGCCTGTATTCAGTGGCTCGGTCCGAGGAGGCGCTCGCTGCGGCCCAGGAGGCGGTGGGCGTGGAGGCGCAACTGCGACTTGTAGATCCCACAGGCGACCCAACCCGATTCGCGGAAGCCCTCACCGACCTTGCCTCCCGCCTGGGAGATCTCGAGAGATACTCGGCGGCGGCAACCGCAATGCAGGAGGCGGCTGCGCTCCTTCGGCAGCTTGCGTCCGAGGGATCAACCGACGCGCAGTACATCTTGGCTGACGCTTTGGACAGCCTGGGGTACTACACAACAATGGCCGAGACGTGGCCTGAGGCGGTCGCCGCTTGCCGGGAGGCGGTCGCGGTGCGACGCCGGCTGCCGGCGCGGGAGGGGACACACGACGCCGTTCGGTTGGCCGGGGCGTTGCACGATCTAGCGTCCGCACTGCGTGACGCAGGGCGGCCCGAGCAGGTTGCGCAGGTGATTGGTGAGGCGATCGTGCGGTATCGGCCACTGAGTGAGGCAGGTCTGCTTGCGCCCGGCGACCTCTGGAGGTTCGCGACCGCAGTCGGGCTATACCGGCTCCAGCTCGTCGAGGCCGGGCAGCACCAGACTGCTCTTGCCCCCGCACGCGAACAGGTGACGCTATACCGTCATCTCGCCAAGGAGCGGCCGGACCGGCACTTGCGGCACCTTGCTCAGGCGCTTGAGTCACTCGCCGATATCCTCACTGTCCTAGGTCACCACTCAGAGGCCGCCGCCGCGCACGCTGAAGCCGAATCGATCAGATCGTCCGCACCTATCTGA
- a CDS encoding MarR family winged helix-turn-helix transcriptional regulator, giving the protein MTANINLTPGTDEARSAVAAALWDHPGLTSRKLAGQTNLPLPVVTEALSVMEAAGTATRTPDPSKGNRRAADTWEPVAATDDTPATTDEATPDPANGDATPDTDDATTDPTPDPANEPTTDDAPTTAGKATPDADASAGTPDEATLSEAPVSGAPVSGAPAAVRQPDLKVLIMAGVLGGHPDGITADKAINESGLSVAMGDTILAAMEVAGAARRLPVTEDGDELWVIADGDLTTVDPANAPTHTTCPTCGHTRKIRRPSARRTTGTGRPNGEINSDGSAKLGKNELRNRVEAFMRDLGPGHDVTPGTVAREVGGRSPGAVRNGMAKLTGLGVLVLTREAPETYALADDAPAPTAEVRAFMTPPQNNDIPAGDEAGTDEAAVLVAA; this is encoded by the coding sequence ATGACCGCGAACATCAACCTGACCCCCGGCACCGACGAGGCCCGGTCCGCCGTCGCCGCCGCGCTGTGGGACCACCCCGGGCTCACCAGCCGCAAACTCGCCGGACAAACCAACCTGCCGCTGCCCGTCGTCACCGAGGCGCTGTCGGTCATGGAGGCCGCCGGAACCGCCACCCGCACCCCCGACCCGAGCAAGGGCAACCGCAGGGCCGCCGACACCTGGGAGCCCGTCGCCGCAACCGACGACACCCCGGCCACCACCGACGAGGCGACGCCCGACCCCGCGAACGGTGACGCGACCCCGGACACCGACGACGCCACCACGGACCCGACTCCCGACCCGGCCAACGAGCCCACCACCGACGACGCCCCGACCACCGCCGGCAAGGCGACGCCCGACGCCGACGCCTCGGCGGGCACGCCCGACGAGGCGACGCTGTCCGAGGCCCCGGTCTCCGGTGCACCCGTGTCCGGGGCGCCGGCCGCCGTGCGTCAGCCCGACCTCAAAGTATTGATCATGGCCGGTGTGCTGGGCGGGCACCCGGACGGGATCACCGCCGACAAGGCGATCAACGAGAGCGGCCTGTCCGTCGCGATGGGTGACACCATCCTCGCCGCGATGGAGGTCGCCGGTGCCGCCCGCCGCCTGCCCGTCACCGAGGACGGCGACGAGTTGTGGGTCATCGCCGACGGTGACCTCACCACGGTGGACCCGGCCAACGCCCCGACACACACCACCTGCCCGACGTGCGGGCACACCCGCAAGATCCGCCGCCCGTCGGCCCGCCGCACCACCGGCACCGGCCGCCCGAACGGTGAGATCAACAGCGACGGGTCGGCCAAGTTGGGCAAGAACGAGTTGCGCAACCGGGTCGAGGCGTTCATGCGCGACCTCGGCCCCGGCCACGACGTTACCCCCGGCACCGTCGCTCGTGAGGTCGGTGGGCGCAGCCCCGGCGCGGTCCGCAACGGCATGGCCAAGCTGACCGGACTCGGCGTGCTGGTCCTGACCCGTGAGGCTCCAGAAACCTACGCCCTGGCCGACGACGCGCCCGCCCCGACCGCCGAAGTCCGCGCGTTCATGACCCCGCCGCAGAACAACGACATCCCCGCCGGTGACGAGGCCGGCACCGACGAGGCCGCCGTGCTGGTCGCGGCCTGA
- a CDS encoding DUF932 domain-containing protein, whose translation MAHQLETLANGQTAFASARLSAWHQLGTVTEACMTAQEVMSKAWLGGWEVRKIALQGIEVTERGVTKVDCADKYMTVRTNPATGDTEYLGVVGEDYSVVQNEQVAETLNLLVDASGAHFETAGSMRKGRSVFVTMKLPQAMRIAGVDDMDLYLAATTSHDGTASLRLDATPVRIVCANTQALAYQRSRSSYTFRHTSNVTSKIAEARQALGLMWKAFDAFETEAEKMINESLTMGEFEKIVAQVWPLADDASDTARNNAKQRTATLRYLIRDADTQKAITGTRWAGFQAITEYVDHFAPAKTDLVRATRALSGAGTDIKARAFELLAV comes from the coding sequence GTGGCACACCAACTCGAAACGCTCGCTAATGGACAGACGGCCTTCGCCTCCGCGCGGCTGTCTGCCTGGCATCAGCTCGGCACGGTCACCGAGGCGTGCATGACCGCGCAGGAGGTCATGAGCAAGGCGTGGCTCGGCGGCTGGGAGGTCCGCAAGATCGCCCTTCAGGGCATTGAGGTCACCGAGCGGGGGGTGACGAAGGTCGACTGCGCCGACAAGTACATGACCGTGCGGACCAACCCGGCCACCGGCGACACCGAGTACCTCGGCGTGGTCGGCGAGGACTACAGCGTGGTCCAGAACGAGCAGGTCGCCGAGACCCTCAACCTCCTGGTCGACGCCTCCGGCGCGCACTTCGAAACCGCCGGGTCGATGCGCAAGGGCCGGTCGGTGTTCGTGACCATGAAGCTGCCGCAGGCGATGCGGATCGCCGGGGTGGACGACATGGACCTCTACCTCGCGGCCACCACCAGCCACGACGGCACCGCCTCGCTGCGCCTGGACGCGACCCCGGTACGGATCGTGTGTGCCAACACCCAGGCACTGGCCTACCAGCGCTCGCGCAGCTCGTACACGTTCCGGCACACCTCGAACGTCACCAGCAAGATCGCCGAGGCCCGGCAGGCCCTCGGGCTGATGTGGAAGGCGTTCGACGCCTTCGAAACCGAAGCCGAGAAGATGATCAACGAGTCGTTGACCATGGGCGAGTTCGAGAAGATCGTCGCGCAGGTGTGGCCCCTCGCGGACGACGCCTCCGACACCGCGCGCAACAACGCGAAGCAGCGCACCGCCACGCTGCGGTACTTGATCCGCGACGCGGACACGCAGAAGGCGATCACGGGCACCCGGTGGGCTGGATTCCAGGCCATCACCGAGTACGTGGACCACTTCGCCCCGGCCAAGACCGACCTCGTCCGGGCGACGCGGGCGCTGTCCGGTGCCGGTACGGACATCAAGGCCCGCGCGTTCGAGCTGCTGGCGGTCTGA